One genomic region from Rosa rugosa chromosome 1, drRosRugo1.1, whole genome shotgun sequence encodes:
- the LOC133725222 gene encoding uncharacterized protein LOC133725222 isoform X1, whose amino-acid sequence MLIALFFMTGCVCVYIIMANGRQGPRFLHQLRTNALPQHQMRSSTQKISKLAKSFSKPTTPAQAPAAPLHSSVEQIITSIPTQKISKLAKSLSKPTTPAQAPAAPLHSSVEQIITSIPTHVPKHHCPPQVQSSPLMRMLRSTSVKQGSTSINQGSTSIQQESTSTTNATEPTQVACSPTVEEITNTNSGAVCKKVRGETRCLELSKRKRDGVQLDIDIPKHTMRAVGTNCQFYITGMGCFVRKNVPLQIKKWSELSREDVALLIRHAREKFKLSNESHVDEAIEKHMMRYFTTWRYNLRKKFLKMWKRKIGTI is encoded by the exons ATGCTAATAGCTCTTTTTTTCATGACAggttgtgtgtgtgtatatatcatTATGGCTAATGGTAGACAAGGTCCAAGGTTTCTACATCAATTGCGGACGAATGCACTGCCACAACACCAAATGCGATCATCTACTCAAAAGATTTCAAAGCTTGCAAAGTCTTTTAGCAAGCCTACAACACCAGCACAAGCACCGGCAGCCCCATTGCACTCATCAGTAGAGCAGATTATCACTTCCATTCCTACTCAAAAGATTTCAAAGCTTGCAAAGTCTTTAAGCAAGCCTACAACACCAGCACAAGCACCGGCAGCCCCATTGCACTCATCAGTAGAGCAGATTATCACTTCCATTCCTACTCATGTTCCAAAACATCATTGTCCACCTCAAGTTCAATCATCACCACTTATGCGAATGCTAAGATCAACTTCTGTTAAGCAAGGGTCAACTTCTATTAACCAAGGATCAACTTCTATTCAACAAGAGTCAACTTCAACTACAAATGCCACAGAGCCTACTCAAGTTGCTTGTTCTCCCACGGTAGAAGAGATCACTAATACTAATA GTGGTGCAGTTTGCAAGAAAGTGCGTGGTGAGACTCGATGTCTTGAGCTATCCAAGAGGAAGCGCGATGGTGTTCAACTTGATATTGATATTCCAAAGCATACTATGAGAGCTGTAGGAACAAATTGTCAATTCTACATTACGGGTATGGGGTGCTTTGTTCGAAAAAATGTTCCACTGCAAATTAAGAAGTGGTCTGAGCTCTCAAGAGAAGATGTTGCTTTGCTAATTCGCCATGCCCGT GAAAAATTCAAGTTGAGCAATGAGTCTCATGTCGATGAGGCAATTGAGAAACATATGATGAGATATTTTACCACTTGGCGCTATAATTTGCGTAAGAAATTTCTGAAGATGTGGAAGAGGAAGATTGGAACTATTTGA